The Rhodocytophaga rosea genome has a segment encoding these proteins:
- a CDS encoding sugar phosphate isomerase/epimerase family protein, producing MPKLAAFPKAFMQALCKDGTMQVSQWIDLATKLDIDGLEWYAGFLEMADEKNWPRFRKQVEETGKVIPMMCCSPDFTHPDKSFREKEIARQKRWIDMTYALGGSYCRVLSGQRRPELTIEEGITLAAECIEACLPYAQKSGITLIIENHYKDDFWEYPEFAQKMDVFNKLVNRIQHPNFGVNYDPSNTYIAGENPLELLYLVSERVVTMHASDRYLIEGTIEDLRREEGGSTGYVKRLRHGEIGKGLNDYDAIFTELKRVGFNGWISIEDGVEGMDQLERSVAFLRRKMKEYWPEQQ from the coding sequence ATGCCCAAACTCGCTGCCTTCCCCAAAGCATTTATGCAAGCCCTTTGTAAAGACGGCACCATGCAGGTTTCCCAATGGATTGATCTCGCTACAAAACTCGATATTGACGGATTAGAATGGTATGCTGGTTTCCTGGAAATGGCAGATGAAAAAAACTGGCCCAGGTTCAGAAAGCAAGTGGAGGAAACAGGCAAAGTAATACCCATGATGTGCTGCTCGCCGGATTTTACCCATCCGGATAAATCCTTCCGGGAAAAGGAAATTGCCAGACAAAAACGCTGGATCGATATGACCTATGCCTTGGGCGGTTCGTATTGCCGGGTGCTTTCCGGGCAACGCAGGCCGGAACTTACTATAGAAGAAGGTATAACCCTGGCGGCTGAATGTATAGAAGCTTGTCTGCCCTATGCCCAGAAATCAGGCATTACACTCATTATCGAAAACCATTACAAAGACGATTTCTGGGAATATCCGGAATTTGCCCAGAAAATGGACGTGTTTAATAAACTGGTCAACCGTATCCAGCATCCTAATTTTGGTGTAAACTATGACCCTAGCAACACTTACATTGCCGGCGAAAATCCACTTGAACTGCTCTACCTGGTTTCTGAACGGGTAGTAACCATGCATGCCAGCGACCGCTACCTGATTGAAGGCACCATTGAAGACCTGCGCCGGGAAGAAGGAGGCTCAACCGGATATGTAAAACGGCTCCGGCATGGAGAGATCGGCAAAGGACTCAATGATTACGATGCCATTTTCACTGAACTCAAACGGGTAGGATTCAATGGCTGGATCAGTATTGAAGATGGTGTAGAAGGAATGGACCAACTGGAGCGGAGTGTCGCTTTTCTGCGCCGTAAAATGAAAGAATACTGGCCTGAACAACAATGA
- a CDS encoding MFS transporter — MPRNIWIVILIFFVFFIISFLTNILGPIIPDIIDSFKLSIGFAGFLPFAFFIAYGIMSIPAGILLEKYSAKPLMLAAFFMAFGGAFMFALFPTFTVAMFSLFSIGIGMAILQVVINPLLRQAGGEEHFAFNSVLAQLFFGAASFISPLLYSYLVQNLHSSNTSAPIELFNTLVSPDLKWVSLYWVFAATALVAAIIIQLVKFPKVELKEDEKIDTGAAFKDLLGNRIVLLFFLGIFSYVGTEQGVANWTSKFLQTYHSVDPSTTGATVISYFWGLLTIGCLLGLVLLKLLDSRTVLVIFSGGAILSLAAALFGPTQVALLAFPLTGFFASVMWSIIVSLALNSVRQHHGTFAGILCTGIAGGAVVPLIVGGIAELTGLKVAMLFLFIPLGYIFSIGIWARPLIKNATIKHFSELFKPSQV, encoded by the coding sequence ATGCCACGCAATATATGGATTGTAATCCTGATCTTCTTTGTATTTTTCATTATTTCCTTCCTCACCAATATTCTCGGCCCTATCATTCCCGATATTATTGATAGCTTCAAGCTGAGTATAGGATTTGCCGGCTTTTTACCTTTTGCCTTTTTTATAGCCTATGGAATCATGTCCATTCCGGCTGGTATTCTACTGGAGAAGTATTCAGCAAAACCTTTGATGCTGGCTGCTTTTTTTATGGCTTTCGGCGGTGCATTCATGTTCGCTTTATTTCCCACATTTACGGTAGCCATGTTCTCTTTATTTTCTATCGGTATAGGAATGGCTATTCTTCAGGTGGTTATCAATCCCTTATTGCGGCAGGCAGGCGGAGAAGAACATTTCGCTTTTAACTCAGTGCTTGCCCAGTTGTTCTTTGGAGCAGCTTCATTTATTAGTCCTCTATTATATAGTTATCTGGTACAAAACCTGCACAGTTCCAACACTTCTGCTCCTATAGAATTATTCAATACGCTGGTGAGTCCGGATTTAAAATGGGTATCCTTATACTGGGTATTTGCCGCTACAGCCCTAGTCGCCGCCATTATTATTCAACTGGTAAAATTCCCGAAGGTAGAACTTAAAGAAGATGAAAAGATTGATACTGGTGCAGCATTCAAAGATTTACTGGGAAACCGCATTGTGCTGCTATTCTTTCTGGGCATATTTTCATATGTTGGCACCGAACAGGGCGTTGCCAACTGGACCTCCAAATTTCTGCAAACTTATCATAGCGTAGATCCTTCTACCACTGGTGCCACCGTCATTTCTTACTTCTGGGGACTGCTTACCATTGGGTGTTTGCTGGGACTTGTATTACTAAAACTGCTCGACAGCCGTACTGTACTGGTTATTTTCAGTGGCGGTGCTATTCTCTCGCTGGCTGCTGCCCTATTTGGACCTACGCAGGTAGCCTTACTTGCTTTTCCACTTACTGGTTTTTTTGCATCCGTGATGTGGTCGATTATTGTCTCGCTCGCACTTAATTCTGTACGCCAGCATCATGGCACTTTTGCAGGAATTTTATGTACTGGCATTGCCGGTGGAGCGGTTGTGCCTCTAATTGTTGGGGGTATTGCCGAATTGACTGGCTTGAAAGTAGCCATGCTATTTTTGTTTATACCACTTGGATATATATTCAGTATCGGTATATGGGCAAGGCCGCTTATTAAAAATGCCACCATCAAACATTTCAGCGAATTATTCAAACCCAGCCAGGTTTAA